In Entomomonas moraniae, one DNA window encodes the following:
- a CDS encoding GNAT family N-acetyltransferase, protein MITEINIRKATHADIDTMIQIEISAAMLFSTLPSEFLKKLPNDIPNRNQHFYNAMISSDMSWVICVNGLVVGFICTTYIQKENTLHIYEFNVAQTFQKKGLGKQLLNFIINIGRQKGFLRLTLTTFKHVQWNAPFYASNGFVIMDETLLNNRLQDILKEEHDLGFPDNSRCAMQLFL, encoded by the coding sequence ATGATAACTGAAATAAACATTCGTAAAGCGACACATGCTGATATTGACACGATGATTCAGATTGAAATATCTGCTGCAATGCTTTTCTCTACATTGCCATCAGAATTTTTAAAAAAATTACCCAACGATATCCCTAATCGTAACCAGCACTTCTATAACGCTATGATCTCTTCTGATATGAGTTGGGTCATTTGTGTCAACGGATTGGTAGTAGGCTTTATATGCACAACGTATATTCAAAAAGAAAATACATTACATATCTATGAGTTTAATGTAGCACAAACGTTTCAAAAGAAAGGGCTAGGAAAACAACTATTAAACTTTATTATTAATATTGGAAGGCAAAAAGGGTTTTTGCGGCTGACATTAACAACGTTTAAACATGTCCAATGGAATGCCCCATTTTATGCCTCCAATGGTTTTGTCATCATGGATGAAACTCTCTTGAATAACCGATTACAAGATATATTAAAAGAAGAGCATGACTTAGGGTTTCCCGATAACTCTCGATGTGCAATGCAATTATTTCTCTAA
- a CDS encoding DUF6056 family protein: MVKGNTYTNKLWIALITMFLLVTAIGVLTPKNPDDYGYYLLGSSLEKHFNHYLTWSGRFFIDYFSSTIMAIHNSVIIALLNSLAIPILIYNIVTLINYNNQKETTQFWKIASLLFISYWLTNPALGESTFWIIGAANYLWPLVVISFYIKYLLKYINLQRINNKQYCLIYLLAFLSGCSNEALSITLCYLSLCLLLFAFINRTPSRQITISCLCLVILGSAILILAPGNFVRAADPIFNEWKALTFSQRLYEHFTGVFPNVLKSYGLIYFIMAWGISYGWTFLTKKDKQLVLIFITATLVYGCVLIASPMAYKPRTYVGGVFFLYLALAFMLDAALDVRNKVKGLSYFLLIGYLGFFLVSYTLVFRSYLALHTQEKIRLSIIDKGIKKQKIVYIPSYYAPYTIKKTELPALDFGYRKSYEMASYYKIEEIITEDTGFNYSPLISHSQYCSNAQQKGKVKCIFINKKFVETSFILELSPDVKDYKEYQNRFAVKIFTLDKDDKDMYFINIPIRIVKVADRYFAVANVVTNLLNENNTQQIAYVQLIDMQFKQLEILTYSVKLEE; the protein is encoded by the coding sequence ATGGTAAAAGGAAATACTTATACTAATAAACTATGGATAGCTTTAATAACCATGTTTTTGCTAGTTACGGCTATAGGTGTTTTAACTCCTAAAAATCCGGATGACTATGGATATTATTTGCTAGGAAGCTCTTTAGAGAAACATTTTAATCATTATTTGACATGGAGTGGACGTTTTTTTATTGACTATTTCTCTTCTACCATCATGGCGATTCATAACAGCGTTATTATTGCTCTTCTTAATAGTCTTGCAATTCCAATACTAATTTACAATATAGTAACATTAATAAATTATAACAACCAAAAAGAAACTACTCAATTTTGGAAAATAGCAAGCTTATTGTTTATTAGTTATTGGCTAACTAACCCTGCTTTAGGAGAGTCAACATTTTGGATAATAGGTGCTGCTAATTACCTATGGCCGTTAGTTGTAATCTCTTTCTATATTAAGTATTTACTGAAATATATTAATTTACAAAGAATTAACAATAAGCAATATTGTCTTATTTACTTGTTGGCATTCCTATCTGGATGTTCGAATGAAGCATTGAGTATTACGCTTTGTTACTTGAGTCTTTGCTTACTCTTATTTGCATTCATTAATAGAACACCTAGCAGACAAATAACCATCAGTTGCTTATGTTTAGTGATACTTGGAAGTGCTATATTAATTCTTGCACCAGGCAATTTTGTCAGAGCAGCTGATCCTATTTTCAATGAGTGGAAAGCACTAACATTCTCACAGAGACTCTATGAACATTTTACAGGAGTATTTCCTAACGTATTAAAAAGTTATGGTTTGATTTATTTTATTATGGCCTGGGGGATTAGCTATGGTTGGACATTTTTAACTAAAAAAGATAAACAACTGGTCTTGATTTTTATAACAGCTACCTTGGTTTATGGTTGTGTCTTAATAGCTTCACCAATGGCATATAAACCTAGAACTTATGTTGGGGGAGTGTTTTTTTTATACCTTGCATTGGCCTTTATGCTTGATGCGGCGTTGGATGTTCGTAATAAAGTGAAGGGATTAAGTTACTTTTTATTGATCGGCTATCTAGGCTTCTTCTTGGTTTCCTATACGCTTGTGTTTAGATCATATTTAGCTTTGCATACCCAAGAGAAAATTCGACTTTCCATCATTGATAAAGGAATAAAAAAACAAAAAATAGTCTATATTCCCAGTTACTATGCACCCTACACAATAAAGAAAACAGAATTGCCTGCATTAGATTTTGGATACAGAAAGTCCTATGAAATGGCAAGCTATTATAAAATAGAAGAAATAATTACAGAGGATACAGGGTTTAACTATAGTCCTCTTATTAGTCACTCTCAATACTGTAGCAACGCACAGCAAAAGGGGAAAGTGAAATGTATTTTCATTAATAAAAAATTTGTAGAAACATCATTTATTTTAGAGCTGTCACCTGATGTTAAGGACTATAAAGAATATCAAAATAGATTTGCAGTAAAGATATTTACACTGGATAAAGATGATAAGGATATGTATTTTATTAACATCCCTATTAGGATAGTTAAAGTTGCTGATAGATATTTTGCTGTAGCTAATGTAGTAACAAATTTACTAAATGAAAATAATACTCAGCAGATAGCCTATGTGCAATTAATAGATATGCAATTTAAGCAATTAGAAATTCTTACCTATTCAGTGAAACTTGAAGAGTAA
- the ggt gene encoding gamma-glutamyltransferase — MTHLTRTIIKCYSFLVLLVISQHVLAVEKVTQKFDAGAVASPDYYGAIAAQEILEKGGNAADAAVATAFALAVTYPEAGNIGGGGFMTLWMDGQPYFLDYREVAPAKATKDMYLDNKKEVVPNLSLYSHKAVGVPGTVAGMWAVHQRFGKLPWKDVLAPAIHYANDGFKVHQQLIQRYQEAVDKTPTNGHFKQYFGAMRAGQLFKQPELGKALARIAEQGSDGFYKGETAQLIAKQMAANDGLITESDLANYQAKWREPLVADWNGMKIITAPPPSSGGIGLIQLLLMKQDLADDFKGVKPNSAQYVHLLAEIEKRVFADRAEYLGDPDFVTVPVSQLVDEAYVAKRASQVNPKAISVTETVKPGLTNNHEKLQTTHFSVVDKWGNGVSNTYTLNGWFGAGVVVEGTGILLNNEMDDFSSKPGVANQFGVVGNDANAIEPNKRPLSSMAPSIFTKDDDIVMVIGTPGGSRIFTSIFQVVTNVFDNHMVLQQAVEAPRYHHQLLPKNLIFIERFQNGVPNDLKNALELMGYSFYQQEFSGDIQAIQIVNKKTEAVSDPRGRGKSIVVK; from the coding sequence ATGACGCATCTAACGCGTACAATAATAAAATGCTATAGTTTTCTTGTATTATTGGTAATTAGTCAACATGTTTTAGCAGTAGAAAAAGTAACACAAAAATTTGATGCAGGGGCTGTAGCCTCTCCTGATTATTATGGTGCAATAGCTGCTCAAGAAATTTTAGAAAAGGGCGGTAATGCGGCTGATGCTGCGGTGGCAACAGCTTTTGCTTTAGCCGTTACGTATCCAGAGGCGGGTAATATTGGCGGTGGTGGCTTTATGACCCTTTGGATGGATGGACAGCCTTATTTTCTAGATTACAGAGAGGTAGCACCAGCCAAAGCAACTAAGGATATGTACCTTGATAACAAAAAAGAGGTGGTTCCTAATTTAAGCTTGTATTCACATAAAGCGGTGGGTGTCCCTGGTACAGTTGCAGGAATGTGGGCCGTTCATCAACGTTTTGGCAAACTTCCGTGGAAGGATGTGTTAGCTCCGGCTATTCATTATGCCAATGATGGCTTTAAGGTACATCAACAGCTGATACAGCGCTATCAAGAAGCTGTTGATAAAACACCTACTAATGGGCATTTTAAACAGTATTTTGGTGCTATGAGAGCAGGCCAGTTATTTAAACAACCTGAGTTAGGTAAAGCCTTAGCGCGCATAGCTGAACAGGGGAGTGATGGATTTTATAAAGGTGAAACAGCTCAGTTAATTGCTAAGCAAATGGCAGCGAATGACGGCTTAATCACAGAGAGTGACTTGGCAAATTATCAAGCTAAGTGGCGTGAACCATTGGTTGCTGATTGGAATGGCATGAAAATTATTACCGCACCGCCACCTAGTTCTGGTGGTATTGGTTTGATTCAGTTGTTATTAATGAAGCAAGACTTAGCAGATGATTTTAAAGGTGTTAAACCCAACTCAGCGCAATATGTACATTTATTAGCAGAGATTGAAAAGCGCGTATTTGCTGATCGTGCTGAGTACTTAGGTGATCCTGATTTTGTCACGGTGCCTGTTAGTCAATTAGTTGATGAAGCTTATGTGGCTAAAAGAGCTAGTCAAGTAAATCCTAAGGCGATTTCTGTTACTGAAACGGTGAAACCAGGTTTAACCAATAACCATGAAAAGTTGCAAACGACGCATTTTTCTGTGGTTGATAAGTGGGGTAATGGAGTATCTAATACTTATACGTTGAATGGTTGGTTTGGTGCGGGTGTGGTCGTTGAGGGTACAGGTATTTTACTTAATAATGAAATGGATGATTTCAGTAGCAAACCTGGTGTAGCGAACCAGTTTGGTGTAGTGGGTAATGATGCCAATGCGATTGAACCTAATAAGCGACCTCTCTCTTCAATGGCTCCGAGTATTTTTACAAAAGATGATGACATTGTGATGGTAATAGGAACCCCCGGTGGTTCTCGTATATTTACGTCTATTTTTCAAGTAGTAACTAATGTTTTTGATAATCATATGGTATTACAACAAGCGGTAGAGGCTCCTCGCTATCACCATCAACTGTTGCCTAAAAATCTTATTTTTATTGAGCGTTTCCAAAATGGCGTGCCTAATGACTTGAAAAATGCCCTTGAGCTTATGGGTTACAGTTTTTATCAGCAAGAGTTTAGTGGTGATATTCAAGCCATTCAGATTGTTAATAAAAAAACAGAAGCTGTTTCTGACCCTAGGGGACGAGGTAAATCTATTGTAGTCAAATAA
- a CDS encoding gamma-butyrobetaine hydroxylase-like domain-containing protein — protein sequence MKIPELIKLKKESNLLELTYQQLKYQLPAEYLRVYSPSAEVQGHGQPIIQYGKKYVKLIEITPVGHYALKLIFDDGHDSGLYSWEYLYKLVTEYAVLWDEYLIKLHDHNKSRDPNEAIIRLGMPS from the coding sequence ATGAAAATCCCAGAATTGATAAAACTCAAAAAAGAATCTAATCTTCTTGAGCTCACCTACCAACAACTTAAGTACCAACTACCCGCTGAGTACTTAAGGGTTTACTCCCCTTCGGCAGAAGTTCAGGGGCATGGTCAGCCGATTATTCAGTATGGAAAAAAGTATGTTAAGTTAATAGAAATTACACCTGTTGGTCATTATGCACTAAAATTAATTTTTGATGATGGCCATGACTCAGGGCTCTATTCTTGGGAGTATCTTTATAAGTTAGTTACAGAGTATGCGGTTTTATGGGATGAGTATTTAATCAAGCTTCATGATCACAATAAATCAAGGGACCCCAATGAAGCCATTATCCGCCTTGGAATGCCAAGTTAA
- a CDS encoding nucleoside permease — protein MTKVNLKLSFMMFLEWFIWGAWFVPLWQILNKNNFTATQVGLCYATTAIAAILSPIIVCSITDRFFAAQKVLSVLCLLGAVFMYLAAQQTTFNTFFPILLLYSLTYMPTIALTNSITFSHVVDIAKHYPVIRVLGTIGWIFSGFVCGFLPKWLGFGDISSTNIPLIITAAASLFLGIYALILPDTPPKPTQQTTLKSLLGIDAMALLKDKNFCIFAFCSFLFCIPLDFYYAFANGFLTENGMKNATGWMSLGQVSEIFFMLCLPFFIHKIGIKKVLLLGLVTGALRYILFIYGGTDNALLYSFLFVGILLHGVCYDFYFVTAYIYVDKKAPIHMRSSAQALITLFCQGFGSLLSYLLGGALMDHLFKYETPQNNLTYHWVGIWVLGSVMIIVILFLFLFFFKEKNEIQSIALNTDLKV, from the coding sequence ATGACAAAGGTTAATCTTAAACTCTCGTTTATGATGTTTTTGGAGTGGTTCATCTGGGGGGCATGGTTTGTTCCTTTGTGGCAGATTCTAAATAAAAACAATTTTACAGCCACCCAAGTGGGGCTATGTTATGCCACAACGGCAATTGCTGCTATTTTATCGCCTATTATTGTGTGCTCTATTACCGATCGTTTTTTTGCCGCACAAAAGGTATTGTCAGTGCTCTGTTTACTAGGAGCTGTGTTCATGTATCTAGCCGCGCAGCAAACCACGTTTAATACATTCTTTCCTATTTTATTGCTTTACTCACTGACCTACATGCCTACTATTGCTTTGACCAATAGTATTACTTTTAGCCATGTGGTAGATATTGCTAAGCATTATCCTGTTATTCGGGTATTGGGAACTATTGGTTGGATTTTTTCAGGTTTTGTCTGTGGATTCTTGCCTAAGTGGCTTGGCTTTGGTGATATTTCAAGCACTAATATTCCGTTGATTATTACTGCTGCAGCCTCATTATTCTTGGGTATTTATGCTCTGATATTACCTGATACACCACCTAAGCCAACTCAACAAACAACACTCAAAAGCTTGCTGGGTATTGATGCCATGGCTTTATTAAAAGATAAAAACTTTTGCATATTTGCTTTCTGTTCTTTTTTATTTTGTATTCCGCTTGATTTTTACTATGCTTTTGCGAATGGTTTTTTAACAGAAAATGGCATGAAGAACGCTACGGGTTGGATGTCTTTAGGGCAAGTATCTGAAATATTTTTTATGCTATGTTTACCTTTTTTTATTCATAAAATAGGGATAAAAAAAGTATTGCTCCTCGGCTTAGTAACGGGTGCTCTGCGTTATATCCTATTTATTTATGGGGGAACAGATAACGCGCTACTTTACAGTTTCTTATTTGTAGGTATTTTACTGCATGGTGTTTGTTACGACTTTTATTTTGTGACCGCCTATATCTATGTCGATAAAAAAGCACCTATTCATATGCGTTCCTCCGCACAGGCACTAATAACCCTTTTTTGCCAAGGGTTTGGTAGTTTATTGAGCTATCTTTTAGGGGGAGCGCTGATGGACCATCTGTTTAAATATGAAACTCCACAAAATAATTTAACCTATCATTGGGTTGGTATTTGGGTATTGGGTTCGGTGATGATTATTGTGATCCTATTTTTATTTTTGTTTTTCTTCAAAGAGAAAAATGAGATTCAGTCCATTGCATTGAATACTGACCTTAAAGTTTAG
- a CDS encoding carboxymuconolactone decarboxylase family protein, translated as MLPSLKEYEVKLLNNNVWQRSALSPRDRCLSTIAVAISLNEPTLLAQQIFFGIKHNITPIEINGIVTHLGFYCGWGKALEASKIILPIFEQLKIDITTIQPAPPLFKLNEEFECNRAKAVEENVGSDLFPNLVNDTTQVLFHDLWLRSDLQPRDRSLITVTSLIANGQVEQIGFHLGKALDNGFTHEETAELISHLAYYVGWPNAMSSIPVVKKLLNNHS; from the coding sequence ATGTTACCTAGTCTAAAAGAGTATGAAGTAAAATTGCTGAATAATAATGTCTGGCAACGCAGTGCATTATCACCACGTGATCGCTGTTTATCTACTATAGCAGTTGCCATCTCACTTAATGAGCCGACTTTATTAGCGCAGCAAATTTTTTTTGGCATCAAGCATAATATTACTCCCATTGAAATAAATGGAATCGTTACACACTTGGGCTTTTATTGCGGTTGGGGTAAAGCATTAGAGGCATCAAAGATAATACTACCTATCTTCGAACAACTAAAAATAGATATAACCACTATTCAGCCTGCTCCTCCGCTGTTTAAGCTTAATGAAGAGTTTGAATGTAACCGTGCTAAAGCCGTTGAAGAAAATGTTGGTAGTGACCTTTTCCCAAATCTTGTAAATGACACAACACAAGTGCTATTTCATGATTTATGGCTTAGATCAGATTTGCAACCCCGTGATCGTAGCCTTATTACTGTTACCTCATTAATTGCTAACGGGCAAGTTGAACAAATAGGTTTTCACCTTGGTAAAGCGCTGGATAATGGTTTTACTCATGAGGAAACAGCGGAGCTTATCAGCCATCTTGCTTATTATGTAGGCTGGCCAAATGCTATGTCATCTATACCTGTAGTAAAAAAACTTTTAAATAATCACTCATAG
- the purT gene encoding formate-dependent phosphoribosylglycinamide formyltransferase: MLKLGTPMSSTAVRVLLCGAGELGKEVAIELQRLGCEVIAVDRYSNAPAMQVAHRSHVISMLDDVALRKVIELEKPHYIVPEIEAIATDTLVALEKEGYTVIPTARATKLTMNREGIRRLVAEELKLPTSPYQFASNEDEYKQAVKKLGFPCIVKPVMSSSGKGQSLIKSEADIQSAWKYAQEGGRAGGGNVIVEGFIDFDYEITLLTVRHINGVSFCEPIGHRQEKGDYRESWQPQAMTEKALSASREIAEKVTEALGGRGVFGVELFVKGDQVWFSEVSPRPHDTGMVTLISQSLSEFALHARAILGLPIPYIEQYGPAASSVILVDGESKKVAFKKLLQALSEPLTDIKLFGKPEVSGQRRMGVALARGNTIDQAIDKAKKVSETVEVEL; the protein is encoded by the coding sequence ATGTTAAAGCTTGGTACACCGATGTCATCAACAGCTGTACGTGTGTTACTTTGTGGTGCAGGCGAATTAGGTAAAGAAGTAGCGATTGAACTACAACGGCTAGGATGTGAAGTTATTGCGGTTGATCGTTATTCTAATGCACCTGCTATGCAAGTTGCTCATCGATCCCATGTCATTAGCATGTTAGATGATGTCGCATTACGTAAGGTCATTGAATTAGAAAAGCCACATTACATTGTGCCTGAAATAGAAGCTATTGCGACAGATACTTTAGTTGCTTTAGAGAAAGAAGGTTATACAGTGATTCCAACAGCACGGGCGACTAAACTGACCATGAATAGAGAAGGTATACGTCGTTTAGTTGCTGAAGAGTTAAAGCTACCTACTTCACCTTATCAATTTGCTAGCAATGAAGATGAATATAAACAGGCTGTCAAAAAATTAGGTTTCCCATGTATTGTTAAGCCTGTTATGAGCTCATCAGGTAAAGGACAGTCGCTTATAAAAAGTGAAGCGGATATTCAAAGTGCGTGGAAATATGCACAAGAAGGCGGACGTGCTGGGGGCGGTAATGTGATTGTTGAAGGTTTTATAGACTTTGACTATGAAATTACCTTATTAACAGTAAGACATATCAATGGTGTTTCATTCTGTGAGCCTATAGGTCACCGTCAAGAAAAAGGTGATTATAGAGAGTCTTGGCAGCCCCAAGCAATGACAGAGAAAGCGCTATCGGCCTCTAGAGAAATTGCCGAAAAAGTAACCGAAGCACTAGGCGGAAGAGGTGTGTTTGGTGTAGAGCTTTTTGTGAAAGGCGATCAAGTTTGGTTTAGTGAAGTTTCTCCAAGACCTCATGATACAGGTATGGTAACGCTTATATCCCAGAGCTTATCTGAGTTTGCTTTACATGCAAGAGCTATTTTAGGCTTGCCCATCCCTTATATAGAACAATATGGTCCAGCTGCTTCATCCGTCATATTGGTTGATGGGGAGTCAAAAAAAGTTGCCTTTAAAAAACTACTGCAAGCACTGAGTGAGCCACTTACAGATATCAAACTCTTTGGTAAACCTGAAGTGTCTGGACAAAGAAGAATGGGGGTTGCCCTCGCAAGAGGAAATACAATAGACCAAGCCATAGATAAAGCAAAAAAGGTATCAGAAACCGTTGAAGTTGAGTTATAG
- a CDS encoding ADP-ribosylglycohydrolase family protein, with protein sequence MLKQQRILGALYGQVLGDAMGMPSELWPQSKVQQFFGWIDRFLDGPGENTAACYFSKAQFTDDTSMALAIADAIIEKNGQICANAIGQHILAWAQDFDAFNKNILGPTSKQALTDLSNGNSIASLENNGLTNGAAMRASPLGCLLPTKNIQNFIEQVTLASSPTHKSDVAVAGAVCVAWAVSKAIDGCSWQEIKLGVSTIAQISQMKKITTFSPSLAARLDMALDVVAHKKSPRAILIDIYDKVGAGTATIESVPAAFAIVELAQGDPNQCAVLSANLGGDTDTIGAMATAICGALTGIEGIRSDLKQQLDDANRCDLGYYSEKLNAFRQLREENV encoded by the coding sequence ATGTTAAAACAGCAAAGAATTTTAGGAGCGCTTTATGGGCAGGTATTGGGCGATGCGATGGGGATGCCTTCTGAGCTTTGGCCTCAATCGAAAGTACAACAGTTTTTTGGTTGGATTGATCGGTTCTTAGACGGCCCTGGAGAAAATACAGCCGCGTGTTATTTTTCTAAGGCGCAGTTTACGGATGATACCTCTATGGCCTTAGCCATTGCAGACGCAATTATTGAAAAAAATGGGCAGATTTGTGCTAATGCGATTGGTCAGCATATTTTAGCGTGGGCACAGGATTTCGATGCATTTAATAAAAACATTTTAGGCCCTACGTCAAAACAAGCGTTAACTGATTTATCCAATGGAAATTCTATAGCAAGCCTTGAAAATAATGGACTAACCAATGGCGCAGCCATGCGTGCATCGCCATTGGGTTGTTTGCTGCCAACCAAGAATATTCAAAATTTTATTGAGCAGGTTACTCTTGCTTCTAGCCCAACCCATAAATCAGATGTGGCTGTGGCCGGTGCTGTTTGTGTCGCATGGGCTGTTTCAAAAGCAATCGACGGGTGTAGTTGGCAAGAGATCAAGTTAGGTGTTTCTACCATTGCACAAATTTCTCAGATGAAAAAAATCACTACCTTTAGTCCTAGTTTAGCAGCAAGATTAGATATGGCTTTAGACGTCGTAGCACACAAAAAATCCCCTCGAGCCATATTAATTGATATTTACGATAAAGTGGGGGCAGGCACCGCTACAATTGAGTCAGTACCCGCTGCTTTTGCTATAGTAGAGCTAGCCCAAGGTGATCCTAATCAATGTGCTGTTTTATCGGCAAATTTAGGCGGTGATACCGATACCATCGGTGCGATGGCAACCGCCATTTGTGGTGCGTTAACAGGCATTGAAGGTATCCGCTCCGACCTAAAGCAGCAGCTTGATGACGCTAACCGCTGTGACCTTGGTTATTACAGTGAAAAACTTAATGCGTTTAGGCAGCTAAGAGAAGAAAATGTATAA
- a CDS encoding (R)-mandelonitrile lyase: protein MSTISVTKAPLQPSIVGNNEQFTGAVRIDSHFQAPNPARIGGALVTFEPNARTNWHTHPLGQTLFITQGSGWVQEWGKEKQLIQQGDIVWIPENIKHWHGASKDRAMIHFAIAESLNNSAVNWLEPVSNEQYSK, encoded by the coding sequence ATGTCTACTATTAGTGTTACAAAGGCTCCCCTACAGCCTTCTATTGTGGGAAACAATGAGCAATTCACTGGAGCAGTTCGTATTGACTCACACTTTCAAGCACCAAACCCTGCACGTATTGGTGGTGCACTTGTTACCTTTGAACCAAATGCGAGAACAAATTGGCATACTCATCCACTAGGCCAAACGCTCTTTATTACCCAAGGTAGTGGTTGGGTACAAGAATGGGGGAAAGAAAAACAATTAATTCAGCAAGGTGATATTGTTTGGATTCCTGAAAACATCAAACATTGGCACGGCGCATCTAAAGATAGGGCCATGATTCACTTTGCTATTGCAGAATCATTAAATAATAGTGCAGTTAATTGGTTAGAACCTGTTTCTAATGAACAATACTCAAAATAG
- a CDS encoding PfkB family carbohydrate kinase, whose amino-acid sequence MYKDLIKSIATLNCQSQLCVLGSAMIDLRMNVARLPISGEDTLLDYKSMHLGGCAFNIALALKRIGVESYSALPIGKGLWATQTAQLLRHYGISSPLYNEHLDNGWCMALVEPSGERTFLTVEGAETHWNDEVFQQIHVEPNAIIYLSGYQLLSPSGIKVEQWLQRLKSPFRLVIDFGPRIERLTKQQLHQLLNFRPLLTLNRQEAHYLAKLEDKPHLFEKDIASFAQYWQDTYDLALLIRLDQQGALVQDKTIKHVTAFPVTVKDSIGAGDSHTAGILAGLSSSWSLEKATLLGNAIASYVVAHEGGDCSPTKEQLIQWLETSLFF is encoded by the coding sequence ATGTATAAAGATCTCATTAAGTCAATTGCTACACTCAACTGTCAGTCTCAGCTTTGTGTGTTAGGCTCTGCCATGATTGATTTACGTATGAATGTGGCGCGCTTACCTATAAGTGGTGAAGATACGCTGTTAGATTATAAAAGTATGCACCTTGGCGGTTGTGCTTTTAACATTGCATTAGCATTAAAACGAATAGGAGTAGAGTCTTACTCTGCATTGCCTATCGGTAAAGGTTTATGGGCAACGCAAACAGCTCAATTATTAAGGCACTATGGTATTAGCTCACCACTTTACAATGAGCATTTAGATAATGGTTGGTGTATGGCGTTGGTTGAGCCTTCAGGTGAAAGAACTTTTTTGACGGTAGAGGGAGCTGAAACCCATTGGAATGATGAGGTTTTTCAGCAAATACACGTAGAGCCGAATGCTATTATTTATCTTTCGGGCTATCAACTGCTGAGTCCGTCAGGTATTAAAGTAGAGCAGTGGTTGCAAAGGCTTAAATCACCTTTTCGATTAGTCATTGATTTTGGCCCTCGCATAGAACGACTAACTAAACAACAATTGCATCAATTATTAAACTTTAGACCATTACTGACACTCAATCGGCAAGAAGCACACTACTTGGCTAAATTAGAAGACAAACCTCATTTATTTGAAAAGGATATAGCCAGTTTTGCACAATATTGGCAAGATACTTACGATTTAGCTTTACTGATTAGACTTGATCAGCAAGGAGCTTTAGTACAAGATAAAACGATTAAACACGTTACCGCTTTCCCTGTAACAGTCAAAGATTCTATCGGAGCAGGCGATAGTCATACCGCAGGGATTTTGGCAGGATTAAGTTCCTCTTGGAGTTTGGAGAAGGCAACTTTATTAGGCAATGCTATCGCCTCTTACGTAGTTGCCCATGAAGGGGGAGACTGCTCACCTACTAAAGAGCAGCTTATTCAATGGTTAGAGACTTCACTGTTCTTTTGA